In one Liolophura sinensis isolate JHLJ2023 chromosome 11, CUHK_Ljap_v2, whole genome shotgun sequence genomic region, the following are encoded:
- the LOC135477717 gene encoding toll-like receptor 4 codes for MKAPALLLTIVLYSAAKKSHHVDLSHRGLQTVPTNISPTTESLDLSWNFLQSIPNDSFVNLNSLTSLDLSQNKLTRLEPSAFGGLLQLLFLNLGNNQLLLGYKSYPPTVFHPLEKLEILNMADNIYDQSPGFPDEIFSNLGSLKDLTIDGLWNCSFGPGVRNMSQLKSLSVNFWESGGSLRPETFAYFSGLPIESLVLLCQGLEAGTLRYFPFLTSLSLKTNGITKALSALADLTHHNLTYLTISGCNPNTGSLRDPENLILTRNNTVHLADICVRHLDLSYNALIHIGKDVLFGFRYPECVESFRVNGNYLSIASNGLSLLSLVRFARLEYLSISPGREYTLGMTDFSSEQDMPEFPDGLAVQLTLPQSLRVLNASFLGGSARGIPDLKFINAHHLQVLDVSYDNVDGCTFVVSGLENLKVLNISGFDCSFLSPKFFSHFTSLDVLVAQNCRLNTGLQQNSVAAIFKSQVNLRTLDLSSNSFVTLNLDIFKPLKSLENLILANNKLIHLPESIYGLVSLKFVDLSSNIISSLSGKEIKWLASDLPLQTDGVGRVSLSHNPFICTCNTLDTMHWLLEGSAIVEELCSLKCTLQNGTVVKMCALQSQLKNMDVSCVSKFWLTFSIVGSCFITVVIVLGIFAYRYRWNIKYWVLTKFRRGPVYKELTNEQYKYDAFVAYNYTSYRWACIDLRKVLEVENDFSLCLHDRDFIPGGNIQQSIVGAMNSSRKIILVINKAFMKSEWCEFEVQMAGMRMVRDGLEDAIIVIMMEEIPVTEMSKSLLSLWKDITFLVWPEDDPGDERIFWSRLLDGMAR; via the coding sequence ATGAAGGCTCCTGCCCTGCTGCTGACAATCGTCCTTTACAGCGCCGCGAAGAAGAGTCACCATGTCGACCTCAGTCACCGCGGACTCCAGACCGTACCGACAAACATCTCGCCCACAACAGAGAGTCTCGACTTGAGTTGGAATTTTCTGCAAAGTATACCCAATGACTCCTTCGTCAACTTAAATTCGTTAACCTCGCTGGATCTGTCTCAGAACAAACTTACGAGGTTAGAACCATCAGCTTTTGGAGGTCTGTTGCAGCTCCTTTTTCTAAACCTGGGAAACAATCAACTGCTACTGGGATACAAATCCTACCCACCCACAGTATTTCACCCTCTGGAAAAACTGGAAATCCTAAATATGGCTGACAACATTTATGACCAGTCGCCAGGATTTCCGGACGAGATATTTAGCAACCTTGGCTCGTTGAAGGACTTGACCATTGATGGACTTTGGAACTGTTCCTTTGGCCCAGGGGTGAGAAACATGTCACAACTTAAAAGCCTTTCCGTAAACTTCTGGGAGTCTGGCGGTAGTCTCAGACCTGAGACATTTGCTTACTTCTCAGGTTTACCGATCGAATCACTAGTGCTGCTCTGTCAGGGTTTAGAAGCAGGAACTCTGAGATATTTTCCATTCTTGACAAGCTTAAGTTTAAAGACCAACGGGATTACCAAGGCACTCTCCGCACTTGCTGACCTCACCCATCATAATTTGACTTACCTTACAATCTCTGGGTGCAACCCCAACACTGGGAGCCTCAGGGATCCAGAAAACTTAATCCTTACCCGAAATAACACGGTTCACCTGGCGGATATTTGTGTGCGTCACCTGGACCTAAGCTACAACGCCCTCATCCACATCGGGAAAGATGTCCTGTTTGGATTCCGCTATCCGGAGTGCGTGGAAAGTTTTAGAGTGAACGGAAACTACCTATCAATAGCCTCTAATGGCTTATCTTTACTTAGCTTGGTTCGTTTCGCGAGATTAGAATACCTCAGTATTAGTCCAGGTCGAGAATACACATTGGGTATGACAGATTTTTCATCCGAACAAGATATGCCAGAGTTCCCAGACGGACTGGCCGTGCAGTTGACCTTACCCCAGTCATTGCGAGTGCTTAATGCGAGTTTCCTGGGTGGATCGGCCAGAGGCATACCAGATCTGAAATTTATAAATGCACACCATTTACAAGTTCTTGATGTCTCATATGACAATGTAGATGGCTGTACCTTTGTCGTGTCTGGACTGGAGAACTTGAAAGTGCTCAACATATCTGGGTTTGACTGCAGTTTTCTGTCTCCAAAattcttttcacattttacatcacTGGATGTGTTAGTTGCCCAAAACTGTAGATTGAATACAGGCTTGCAGCAGAACTCGGTTGCCGCCATATTCAAAAGTCAAGTAAACTTAAGAACCTTGGATCTATCCAGTAATAGTTTCGTAACACTCAACCTAGATATTTTCAAACCACTCAAGAGCCTGGAAAATTTGATTCTAGCCAACAACAAATTGATCCATTTACCCGAATCTATTTATGGATTAGTCTCGCTGAAATTCGTGGACTTATCATCCAATATTATTTCGTCTTTATCTGGTAAAGAAATTAAGTGGTTGGCCAGTGACCTTCCACTCCAAACCGATGGTGTTGGCAGAGTTTCGCTTAGCCATAACCCTTTCATCTGCACATGTAATACTTTGGACACTATGCACTGGCTGTTGGAAGGTTCAGCCATTGTGGAGGAACTATGCTCACTGAAGTGCACCCTACAGAATGGAACAGTGGTGAAAATGTGTGCCCTCCAGTCACAGCTGAAGAACATGGACGTGAGCTGTGTCAGCAAATTTTGGTTAACCTTCTCCATAGTTGGTTCTTGTTTTATCACCGTGGTGATTGTGCTGGGAATCTTTGCCTACCGTTACAGatggaatataaaatattggGTTCTTACAAAATTTAGGAGAGGTCCTGTGTATAAAGAGCTGACCAACGAGCAATACAAATATGATGCATTCGTGGCTTACAACTACACCAGTTACCGATGGGCTTGCATCGATTTGAGAAAAGTTTTGGAAGTTGAGAACGATTTCTCACTGTGTCTTCACGATCGCGACTTTATCCCCGGTGGAAACATTCAGCAGAGCATTGTGGGCGCCATGAACAGCAGCCGGAAAATCATCTTGGTGATCAACAAAGctttcatgaaaagtgaatgGTGTGAATTTGAAGTTCAAATGGCCGGCATGCGCATGGTAAGAGACGGCCTTGAAGACGCCATTATAGTGATCATGATGGAAGAAATCCCTGTGACAGAAATGTCCAAATCGCTGCTGAGCCTGTGGAAAGACATCACATTCCTGGTGTGGCCCGAGGATGACCCAGGCGATGAACGGATCTTCTGGAGCCGTCTGCTAGACGGGATGGCGCGCTGA